Proteins from a single region of Argiope bruennichi chromosome 6, qqArgBrue1.1, whole genome shotgun sequence:
- the LOC129973052 gene encoding putative inositol monophosphatase 3 — protein sequence MFVVRTKVIVILISCAISILLISSYYKNGIIRVKTCKKCLLKSDENSNNLEAITESVYDENLHYYYSYEKENMIYERDRSVTTEVEGDLQNYKIKNEIEYVDFMNSSEKIDLKQKNPNIINLKQLLSVCIKAAKAGGMQLLSVRRNFDLKKIWKMKPANSSDNPIHVGRTLSHQAMTYTLKKYFPNLQLVSRKLNEYDIDPYDEDFQPQNASDSHLVPTKNVLVWIDALEPEYEYQQNYLEYVTTAVCVAVKGKPVIGVIHQPFENFTKWGWVGHGESTDTYPVASEPVDVSEPISIIVPTRRAAFVKMKARMALGVHFHLFAVNGAGYSFIQVAEDKIDGYFHAFDIKKWKICAGDAIIKAAYGRMTTLDDKEIDYGDPNHFLSKRGFKASIEDLDLFEDFDSLEAIDFNS from the exons ATGTTTGTTGTTAGGACTAAAGTAATTGTAATTTTGATAAGTTGCGCTATTAGTATTCTATTAATTTCTTCGTactataaaaatggaattataagaGTAAAGACATGCAAAAAATGTCTGTTAAAATCTGATGAAAATTCCAATAATCTTGAAGCAATCACAGAATCAGTGTACGATGAAAACttgcattattattatagttatgaaaaagaaaatatgatttatgaAAGAGATAGATCTGTAACTACAGAAGTTGAAGGGGatctgcaaaattataaaatcaaaaatgagaTCGAATATGTAGATTTTATGAACAGCAGcgaaaaaattgatttgaagcaaaaaaatccgaatattattaatttaaaacaacttcTTTCTGTGTGTATCAAAGCAGCTAAAGCAGGAGGTATGCAACTTCTGTCAGTTCGAAGgaattttgatttgaagaaaatatggaaaatgaAACCTGCAAATAGTTCTGATAATCCAATTCATGTCGGCAGAACACTGTCTCATCAAGCTATGACttatactttaaagaaatattttccaaatttgcaG CTTGTTTCTAGAAAGCTTAATGAGTACGACATTGACCCTTATGATGAAGATTTTCAACCTCAAAATGCTTCAGATAGTCATTTAGTTCCAACAAAAAATGTCTTAGTGTGGATTGATGCTCTTGAACCTGAATATGAATACCAAC aaaattatttggaatatgtCACAACTGCGGTTTGTGTGGCAGTTAAAGGAAAACCTGTCATTGGAGTCATTCATCAACCATTTGAAAACTTTACAA aGTGGGGATGGGTAGGCCATGGCGAATCCACTGATACCTATCCAGTGGCCTCGGAGCCTGTAGATGTAAGCGAACCTATTTCTATTATTGTACCTACCAGACGTGCAGCGTTTGTGAAAATGAAGGCAAGGATGGCTTTAGGCGTCCATTTTCATCTGTTTGCAGTCAATGGCGCAG GATATAGTTTTATTCAAGTAGCAGAAGATAAAATTGATGGGTATTTCCATGCATTCGacataaagaaatggaaaatctGTGCTGGTGATGCAATAATTAAAGCTGCCTATGGCAGGATGACGACACTGGATGACAAAGAGATTGATTACGGGGACCCTAATCATTTTCTTTCCAAGAGAGGCTTTAAGGCATCGATTGAAGATCTCGACCTGTTTGAAGACTTTGATTCATTAGAAGCAATCGACTTTAACTCGTAA